The Chloroflexota bacterium genome includes a region encoding these proteins:
- a CDS encoding TrkA family potassium uptake protein → MRTIIIGCGRMGAGLAQILSRSGHAVTVVDKDPASLERLGPAFKGNVIKGVGFDREVLLAAGVEKVDGLAALTDSDEVNIVVARIASQVFRVPRVVARLHDPRKADIYRRLGLQTVAPITWGIKQVADLLSYSPLDAILSLGSGEANVVAVEIPLLLVGRTARELTVSGEIHVVAISREGKAFLPTLGTVFQKGDLVYLVVLAASTNRLKALLGLS, encoded by the coding sequence ATGAGGACTATCATTATTGGTTGTGGCCGGATGGGAGCAGGTCTGGCACAGATCCTGAGTCGGAGCGGCCACGCAGTGACTGTGGTGGACAAGGATCCGGCCAGTCTGGAACGCCTGGGACCTGCGTTCAAGGGCAATGTCATCAAGGGAGTGGGGTTTGACCGTGAAGTGCTTCTGGCTGCCGGTGTCGAGAAAGTTGATGGTCTAGCTGCCTTGACGGACAGCGATGAGGTCAATATCGTCGTGGCTCGCATTGCCAGCCAGGTCTTTCGGGTTCCGCGGGTGGTTGCCCGTCTGCATGACCCGCGCAAAGCTGATATTTACCGTCGGCTAGGCCTGCAGACTGTTGCCCCGATCACATGGGGGATCAAGCAAGTGGCCGATCTCCTCTCCTATTCCCCGCTGGACGCAATACTCAGCCTGGGAAGTGGCGAGGCTAATGTGGTGGCGGTAGAAATCCCACTTCTTCTGGTTGGGCGTACGGCGCGGGAATTGACGGTCTCCGGTGAAATCCATGTGGTGGCCATCAGCCGGGAAGGCAAGGCCTTCCTGCCCACACTGGGCACAGTATTCCAAAAGGGTGATTTGGTTTATCTGGTGGTATTAGCTGCATCTACCAACCGTCTGAAAGCGCTGCTGGGATTATCTTAA
- a CDS encoding electron transfer flavoprotein subunit beta/FixA family protein: MQFIVCAKQVPDPEAPPASFKVDAGTNRVVPPPGVPPVISTFDEIAVEAALRVKDARKEGKITVISLGNNLVRDVVKKPLAMGADELVLLEDPSYEDGDSWSTAYALAAAIKKIGTYDIIFCGRQAADWDAGQVGLGIAQILGIPSVTLVKKVEVVDGKVRVERMVADGFEVVEVPTPCLITVTNELGEPRYAPLKGIMKAAKIQPIVWKPADIGLQPSQIGAQGRRTKLVKLFQPVKEGKCEIVAGENVTDAAVKLALRLREAKVI; encoded by the coding sequence ATGCAATTTATCGTTTGTGCAAAGCAAGTTCCCGATCCTGAAGCACCTCCAGCCAGCTTCAAGGTGGATGCAGGTACCAACAGGGTTGTCCCCCCGCCAGGTGTCCCGCCGGTGATCAGCACCTTTGATGAGATAGCGGTAGAGGCGGCTCTTCGGGTGAAGGATGCCCGGAAGGAGGGGAAGATAACCGTAATCAGTTTGGGCAACAATCTGGTGCGAGATGTGGTGAAAAAACCCCTGGCCATGGGTGCGGATGAGCTGGTTTTGCTGGAAGACCCATCGTACGAGGATGGCGATAGCTGGTCCACTGCCTACGCTTTGGCTGCGGCCATCAAGAAAATAGGCACCTATGACATCATTTTTTGCGGGCGACAGGCAGCCGACTGGGATGCTGGTCAGGTAGGCTTAGGCATTGCCCAGATTCTGGGGATTCCCAGTGTCACCCTGGTCAAGAAGGTGGAAGTTGTTGACGGTAAGGTCAGAGTGGAGCGTATGGTGGCGGATGGGTTTGAGGTGGTAGAAGTACCTACGCCCTGCTTGATAACGGTGACTAACGAGCTGGGCGAACCGCGCTATGCCCCCCTCAAAGGGATTATGAAGGCGGCCAAGATACAGCCCATTGTTTGGAAGCCGGCCGACATTGGTCTTCAGCCCTCGCAGATCGGCGCTCAGGGGAGGCGCACAAAGTTAGTTAAACTCTTCCAGCCGGTGAAAGAGGGGAAGTGTGAGATCGTGGCGGGTGAAAACGTGACAGACGCGGCAGTTAAGCTGGCTCTCCGCCTCAGAGAAGCTAAGGTCATATAG
- a CDS encoding electron transfer flavoprotein subunit alpha/FixB family protein, protein MAEYKGVLVCGEVVEGKLVGITTELLGCGRKLADSLGEGLSAVLLGSGVKGFASEVIAYGADKVYVVDDPLLKDYQPDAYVVVMEKIVKQVMPRVLLMGQTSLGRDLVPRLAFRLNTAVSMDCVELAIDPQSKLLLQTRPVYGGNAKAIFTTESLPQMVTVRSKAMSPLPRDGSRKGEVVDVPAGIDASMIKAKFVQKVKEEVAGVKLEDAPVVVGGGRGVGSTEGFKQLEELARMLKGAVGATRPAVDNGWVPSTVQVGLTGKIVTPELYIAVALSGSSQHMAGCSGSKTIVAINKDPEANIFKEAAFGVVGDWKQALPAFMQKVKELLAG, encoded by the coding sequence ATGGCAGAGTACAAAGGCGTATTGGTCTGTGGCGAAGTCGTCGAAGGGAAATTAGTCGGTATTACCACCGAGTTATTGGGCTGTGGGCGGAAGCTGGCTGACAGCTTGGGAGAGGGGCTGTCCGCCGTCCTGTTGGGGAGTGGCGTTAAAGGATTTGCCTCAGAGGTTATTGCGTACGGCGCAGACAAAGTATACGTTGTCGATGATCCATTGCTGAAGGACTACCAGCCGGACGCCTACGTAGTGGTAATGGAGAAAATAGTAAAGCAGGTAATGCCCAGAGTACTGCTTATGGGGCAGACCTCCCTGGGGCGCGACCTGGTCCCAAGGCTAGCTTTCAGGCTGAATACAGCCGTTTCCATGGACTGCGTGGAGTTGGCCATCGATCCCCAGAGCAAACTTCTGCTTCAGACACGACCTGTCTACGGGGGCAATGCTAAAGCGATTTTCACTACAGAGTCTCTGCCTCAGATGGTCACCGTACGATCGAAAGCCATGTCACCGCTGCCGCGCGACGGCTCAAGAAAAGGCGAGGTGGTTGACGTTCCCGCTGGGATAGATGCCTCTATGATAAAGGCCAAGTTCGTGCAAAAGGTGAAGGAGGAAGTGGCTGGGGTCAAGCTAGAGGATGCCCCGGTGGTGGTGGGTGGTGGCAGGGGGGTGGGTAGCACCGAAGGTTTCAAGCAACTGGAGGAACTGGCCAGGATGCTAAAGGGTGCGGTGGGAGCGACCAGACCTGCTGTTGATAACGGCTGGGTTCCGTCTACTGTGCAGGTCGGACTTACCGGAAAGATTGTCACCCCTGAACTCTATATCGCGGTAGCCCTTTCCGGATCAAGCCAGCACATGGCCGGTTGTTCTGGTTCAAAAACTATCGTTGCTATAAACAAGGACCCAGAGGCCAATATCTTCAAGGAAGCTGCCTTTGGGGTAGTGGGTGACTGGAAGCAGGCCCTGCCGGCCTTCATGCAAAAGGTGAAGGAGTTACTCGCCGGGTAA
- a CDS encoding TrkA family potassium uptake protein, translating to MATSVIIVGGGKVGTSLASLLLGKGHKVKVIEAQQEEIPRLQKDLPPEVVVLGSGTDPNVLEAAGVRGTNVVAAVTGQDETNLVVTSLARFEFYVPRTVARVNNPKNAWMFTPIMGVDVALDQPDLMAHLIAEEMSLSEVMTLFKLRQRQYLLMEQRIQAPAMAIGKAVRDLDLPAECVLISVMRKGQVFTPRGETVLEAGDEVLAVVHATQQEKLKTLLGSAKRA from the coding sequence ATGGCGACCAGCGTGATTATTGTAGGAGGAGGCAAAGTGGGCACCTCGCTGGCCTCGCTGCTGCTGGGCAAGGGACATAAGGTAAAGGTCATTGAGGCACAGCAGGAGGAAATCCCCCGGTTACAAAAAGACTTGCCACCGGAGGTGGTGGTGCTAGGCAGTGGGACAGACCCGAATGTGCTAGAAGCAGCCGGCGTTCGCGGGACAAATGTGGTAGCGGCTGTCACGGGCCAAGACGAAACCAATCTGGTGGTCACCAGCCTGGCACGCTTTGAGTTCTATGTACCCCGTACTGTGGCACGTGTGAATAATCCCAAGAACGCCTGGATGTTCACCCCGATCATGGGAGTGGATGTGGCACTGGATCAACCCGACCTGATGGCTCACCTCATTGCTGAGGAAATGTCACTGAGTGAAGTGATGACATTGTTCAAGCTGCGGCAAAGACAGTACCTGCTGATGGAACAGAGGATACAAGCCCCAGCAATGGCCATAGGAAAGGCGGTACGAGACCTGGACCTGCCCGCAGAGTGTGTGCTCATTTCCGTCATGCGGAAGGGTCAAGTCTTCACCCCTCGGGGTGAAACGGTGTTAGAGGCAGGCGACGAAGTGCTCGCAGTAGTGCATGCTACGCAACAGGAGAAATTGAAAACCCTGCTGGGATCGGCAAAGCGGGCATGA